Below is a window of uncultured Cohaesibacter sp. DNA.
CGGCTCATATTTGCGTGCCATCGATGCGAGAGTCATAGCGGTCTTCCTTCTTCCAGAACGGCAAGAGCCTTGGACCATTCCTCCGGCTCGACCCGGACGAAATGCGACATTTCCCGCTCCTCGAGAAACGGAACCCCCTTGCACATCTTGCTGTCAAAGATGATGACGCGCGGCTGGCGTCCCGGATGAGCGCGCGCCGCATCAAGGGCCTTGACGACTGCGTCCAGATCGTTGCCGTCAACGCGCTGACAGTGCCAGCCGAACGCTTCCCACTTCTTGTCCAGTGGCTCGGAACACATCATCGCGGTGGATTTGCCATCAGCCTGCTGATTGTTGAAATCGACGAGGCAAATCAGATTGTCGAGCCCGTAATGGGCACCAGCCATGGCCGCTTCCCAGGTTGACCCCTCGCCCAATTCACCGTCGGACATGAGATTATAGACGAGCGCCGCGCTCTCCTTGCGCTTCAGCCCGAGCGCCATGCCTACCCCGATGCCGAGACCATGGCCCAGAGATCCGCCGGTAATCTCCATACCGGGTGTATAGGATGCCATGCCGGACATTGGCATGCGGCTGTCATCCATGCCATAGGTCTCCAGCTCCTCTTCGGGCAGGATTTCCGCTTCCATCATCGCAGCATAAAGAGCGATGGCATAATGCCCGATGGACAGCAGGAAGCGATCCCGCCCCTCCCACTCAGGCTCTTCGGAGCGATATTCCAGAGCGTGAAAATAGACTGCTGCCAGCACATCCGCGATGCCGAGTGCCTGTCCAATATATCCTTGACCCTGCACCTGCCCCATCAGCAGTGCCTTGCGGCGTATATTCCAGGCGCGTTGCGCCAATGACATATTGGGCAGGCTCTCAACCAGATCCGGTTGATCCATGACGACCTCCTCCGCCTTGCTTTTCGCATTGGTTGCAAAAACGGTAGCATTCGGCCTGATGGCTGTCCGTTAGGAAAAATTAAATAATTGTGTAGCCGTGCTTAACGACTTTCAGCAATGTTAAGCTGAACTAAAAAGGATGTTAAGTTTTCGACATTGAAGCCGTAAGGCGATTGGCCCACCCTTGCTGAAAAATCGAGACCGGACCTCCATGCTCTGGTCTCTGCAGGGAGGAGCCTATGGAGAATATTGTTTTTCTGGACAGGGATACGGTGGCACCACAGATCACCATCCGCCGTCCGGATTTCGCCCACGACTGGACCGAATATGACCGCACCGGTGCTGCCGACGCTGCCGACCGGCTCAGGGACGCGACAATCGCCATCAACAACAAGGTGCCTTTGAGAAGGGAAACCCTCGCAGCGCTTCCCAAGCTGCGGTTGATAGCCATTGCGGCGACCGGCTATGACTGCGTTGACCTTGCCGCCTGCCGCGAATTCGGAATAGCCGTCGCGAACATTCGCGGCTATGCCACCCACACGGTTCCGGAACATGCCTTTGCCCTGATCCTTGCCTTGCGCCGCAGCCTCGTGCCCTACCGGCAGGATGTACGCGATGGCGCATGGGTCAAGGCGGATCAATTCTGCTTTTTCAACCACCCGATTCGCGATCTGGCTGGCAGCAATCTGGTCATCATAGGCGAAGGCTCGATCGGCCAGAGCGTCGCCGCGCTCGGACGCGCCTTCGGCATGAATGTGATGTTTGCCGCCCATAAGGGATCAACCGGTCTGGGACCACTCTACACCCCGTGGGAAGAAGCCCTTGCACTGGCCGATGTCATTTCCATTCACTGCCCCCTGATGCCTGCCACCGAGTGGATGATCGGCATGAAGGAGTTCCGGCAGATGAAACGCCAGCCGATCATCGTCAACACCGCACGCGGCAGACTGGTGGTCGAGGAAGATCTCGAGCAGGCCCTGAAGCAGGGGCTGATAGCTGGCGCGGGCTTTGATGTTGCCGCCTCCGAGCCGCCGCCTGTTGAGTCCCCGCTGATGCGCCTGCTTGACTATCCCAATTTCATTCTGACCCCCCATACGGCCTGGGCCAGCCAGGAAGCCCAGCAGACGCTGGTCGACCAGATGATCGACAATATCGAAAATTTCGTTCGCGGCGAGCCAAGCAACATCGTCGAATGACCGAGGATCAAGGATTAGCATGATGAATATTCAGACAGCCACAGACAAAGTGATCGATATGCGCACCATGGCGCACGCCATCCGTTTTCTGTCGATGGATGCCATCGTCAGGGCCAATGATGGCCATCCCGGCACACCTCTGGGCGGCGCCGATATCGCAACGGCGCTCTTCACCCGCCAT
It encodes the following:
- a CDS encoding transketolase, with protein sequence MDQPDLVESLPNMSLAQRAWNIRRKALLMGQVQGQGYIGQALGIADVLAAVYFHALEYRSEEPEWEGRDRFLLSIGHYAIALYAAMMEAEILPEEELETYGMDDSRMPMSGMASYTPGMEITGGSLGHGLGIGVGMALGLKRKESAALVYNLMSDGELGEGSTWEAAMAGAHYGLDNLICLVDFNNQQADGKSTAMMCSEPLDKKWEAFGWHCQRVDGNDLDAVVKALDAARAHPGRQPRVIIFDSKMCKGVPFLEEREMSHFVRVEPEEWSKALAVLEEGRPL
- a CDS encoding D-2-hydroxyacid dehydrogenase translates to MENIVFLDRDTVAPQITIRRPDFAHDWTEYDRTGAADAADRLRDATIAINNKVPLRRETLAALPKLRLIAIAATGYDCVDLAACREFGIAVANIRGYATHTVPEHAFALILALRRSLVPYRQDVRDGAWVKADQFCFFNHPIRDLAGSNLVIIGEGSIGQSVAALGRAFGMNVMFAAHKGSTGLGPLYTPWEEALALADVISIHCPLMPATEWMIGMKEFRQMKRQPIIVNTARGRLVVEEDLEQALKQGLIAGAGFDVAASEPPPVESPLMRLLDYPNFILTPHTAWASQEAQQTLVDQMIDNIENFVRGEPSNIVE